The Dehalogenimonas lykanthroporepellens BL-DC-9 genome includes a window with the following:
- a CDS encoding diaminopimelate epimerase (KEGG: deg:DehalGT_0631 diaminopimelate epimerase~TIGRFAM: diaminopimelate epimerase~PFAM: diaminopimelate epimerase) gives MDFTKLHSLGNDFILIEGDLDNSEWPETAVWACDRHFGIGGDGLLVLMPSQKADYRMRIFNNDGSEAEACGNGLRCLVKYILEFKEQDKQELTIETAAGVRKATISGNTSDPDIKTGMGEPILETIRIPVEIEDGKGHELCGMTSGYPLSVNGQEHTLAFVSMGNPHAIEFIESDLEAFPLGDVGPSIEKHSMFPSHTNYEIARVIDNSHIEMRVWERGVGETLACGSGACAVVVASWIMGLTEGQVDIKLPGGELKAEWAETGEVYLTGRAQVVFSGNTQGNNNSRRTER, from the coding sequence ATGGATTTTACTAAGCTACACAGTCTGGGAAACGATTTTATTTTGATAGAAGGTGACTTGGATAACTCGGAATGGCCGGAAACAGCGGTTTGGGCGTGTGACCGGCACTTCGGGATCGGCGGGGACGGACTTCTGGTATTGATGCCGTCACAAAAAGCCGATTACCGGATGCGCATCTTCAACAATGATGGTTCTGAGGCTGAAGCTTGCGGCAATGGTTTGAGATGCCTGGTAAAATACATCCTTGAATTCAAGGAACAGGATAAACAGGAATTAACTATTGAGACGGCCGCGGGTGTAAGGAAAGCAACGATTTCAGGCAATACCTCTGACCCTGATATTAAAACCGGAATGGGTGAACCTATTTTGGAGACGATACGAATTCCGGTCGAAATAGAAGATGGTAAAGGTCACGAGTTGTGCGGTATGACCAGTGGGTATCCGTTATCGGTTAATGGTCAAGAACATACGCTTGCCTTTGTTTCAATGGGCAACCCGCATGCGATTGAGTTCATAGAATCAGATTTAGAAGCATTTCCTCTCGGTGATGTCGGACCTTCAATCGAGAAACATTCCATGTTCCCCAGCCATACCAATTACGAAATTGCCCGGGTCATCGACAATAGTCACATAGAGATGAGGGTTTGGGAAAGAGGAGTCGGTGAGACGCTGGCTTGCGGCAGTGGCGCCTGCGCCGTGGTTGTAGCATCGTGGATAATGGGGCTGACAGAGGGGCAAGTAGACATAAAGTTACCGGGGGGCGAATTGAAGGCCGAATGGGCAGAAACTGGAGAAGTTTACCTTACCGGGCGAGCGCAGGTAGTTTTTTCAGGAAACACTCAAGGAAACAATAACTCCAGACGAACAGAAAGGTAG
- a CDS encoding tRNA delta(2)-isopentenylpyrophosphate transferase (TIGRFAM: tRNA delta(2)-isopentenylpyrophosphate transferase~KEGG: dev:DhcVS_648 tRNA delta(2)-isopentenylpyrophosphatetransferase~PFAM: tRNA isopentenyltransferase) → MSEKAFNPELNLAEQSLSDRKVVCIVGPTGVGKSGLAIRLAQAIKGEVVNADSRQLYRYLDIGTAKVSQSEQAGVPHHLIDIIEPDEHYNLADYQLQAYNAIKAIHNRKSVPLLVGGTGQYVWATVSGWSIPRVPPNWSLRRRLELIAEQQGYMAVYSILESINPRDAAGIDSRNIRRIIRAIEVNTCNFEHRTTTARYENQPLFKVLLVGLTAERREIYRRIDCRVEKMLEKGLVQEVEMLLKQGYSTTDPGFMSVGYREVTAFIEGKLDYDEMVNRIKNETHRLVRHQNNWFKADDQRIHWFDISVNQYDEVADVIYEFLQKDIRQNGFY, encoded by the coding sequence TTGTCAGAAAAAGCGTTCAATCCTGAGCTAAACCTGGCGGAACAATCGTTATCAGACCGCAAGGTGGTTTGTATAGTCGGACCGACTGGAGTCGGGAAGAGTGGACTGGCCATCAGGTTGGCTCAGGCGATAAAAGGTGAAGTTGTCAACGCAGACAGTCGTCAGTTATACCGGTATCTGGATATCGGTACCGCCAAGGTTTCGCAGTCTGAACAGGCTGGCGTACCTCATCACCTTATTGACATAATCGAGCCAGATGAACACTACAATCTGGCAGACTATCAACTTCAAGCCTATAATGCCATAAAGGCTATTCATAACCGTAAATCCGTGCCGCTACTGGTCGGGGGAACCGGACAATATGTATGGGCGACGGTCAGTGGCTGGAGTATTCCCAGGGTGCCACCGAACTGGTCTTTGCGGAGGCGGTTGGAACTTATTGCCGAACAGCAGGGGTATATGGCAGTATACTCCATTTTGGAAAGCATTAACCCTCGGGATGCCGCCGGCATCGATAGCCGGAATATCCGGAGGATCATCAGGGCGATAGAAGTTAATACCTGTAATTTTGAGCACAGAACAACGACCGCGAGATACGAAAATCAGCCACTCTTCAAAGTTTTATTGGTTGGATTAACAGCAGAACGCCGGGAAATTTACCGTCGTATTGACTGCCGTGTCGAGAAAATGTTAGAAAAAGGCCTTGTTCAGGAAGTGGAAATGTTGTTGAAGCAAGGATATTCTACGACAGACCCCGGCTTTATGAGTGTAGGTTATAGAGAAGTCACGGCATTTATAGAAGGTAAATTGGACTATGATGAAATGGTGAACCGTATTAAAAATGAGACTCATCGACTGGTTCGCCATCAAAACAACTGGTTCAAAGCGGATGATCAAAGGATACACTGGTTCGACATTTCCGTTAATCAATATGATGAAGTTGCAGATGTGATATACGAATTTCTGCAGAAGGATATCAGGCAAAATGGATTTTACTAA
- a CDS encoding triosephosphate isomerase (TIGRFAM: triosephosphate isomerase~KEGG: det:DET0742 triosephosphate isomerase~PFAM: triosephosphate isomerase): protein MSERPTVIAGNWKMHTTVDEAVELVGEMSSALAEFENVEVIICPPFIALCKVKELLGQANRIQLGAQNMYQEAKGAFTGEISPVMLQDFCKYVIIGHSERREIFQETDDMIKLKVRAALKFGLKPILCVGENLAQREGGKVQEVIEGQITKALDGVNSPDIYVAYEPVWAIGTGRAATGDIANETAMLIRNIVGKLYGNAVSQALPVLYGGSVNPENISDFISRSDIDGALVGGASIKAGQFVEIVRKSVQS, encoded by the coding sequence ATGAGTGAAAGACCCACGGTAATCGCCGGTAACTGGAAAATGCATACCACAGTGGATGAGGCGGTAGAACTAGTCGGAGAAATGTCTTCAGCTCTGGCTGAGTTCGAAAATGTCGAGGTGATAATTTGTCCACCTTTTATCGCTTTGTGCAAGGTTAAGGAGTTGCTGGGCCAAGCCAACCGAATTCAACTTGGCGCTCAGAATATGTACCAGGAAGCCAAAGGCGCATTCACCGGCGAAATATCACCGGTAATGTTGCAGGATTTCTGTAAATATGTCATTATCGGGCATTCCGAACGACGTGAAATATTCCAGGAAACCGATGATATGATAAAATTGAAAGTAAGGGCCGCGTTGAAATTTGGACTGAAACCGATACTATGTGTAGGGGAAAACCTGGCTCAACGTGAAGGTGGGAAAGTGCAAGAGGTTATCGAAGGCCAGATTACCAAGGCGCTGGATGGGGTGAATTCGCCCGATATTTATGTAGCTTACGAACCGGTTTGGGCAATAGGAACCGGACGGGCGGCTACAGGTGATATCGCCAATGAAACCGCGATGCTGATACGAAATATAGTGGGTAAACTGTATGGTAATGCCGTCAGCCAAGCCTTGCCGGTCCTCTATGGGGGCAGTGTCAATCCTGAAAATATTTCTGATTTTATTTCACGTAGCGATATCGATGGAGCCCTGGTCGGCGGCGCCAGCATAAAAGCCGGTCAGTTTGTAGAAATTGTCAGAAAAAGCGTTCAATCCTGA
- a CDS encoding phosphonopyruvate decarboxylase-related protein (TIGRFAM: phosphonopyruvate decarboxylase-related protein~KEGG: deg:DehalGT_0634 phosphonopyruvate decarboxylase-related protein~PFAM: 2,3-bisphosphoglycerate-independent phosphoglycerate mutase; metalloenzyme domain protein) — protein sequence MRNQLTLMQELAVENDAKIIVIVLDGLGGLPHPETALTELATAKTPNLDAFAKRSICGMADPVMPGITPGSAPGHLAIFGYDPMEYYLGRGVLEALGIDMELKPGDIAARGNYCTLDSAGAITDRRAGRLTTEQNIQLTAMLDGLRYDDIEVIVKPVKDHRFVAVFRGPGLSDKVTDSDPQKINASPLVVKPLMEQGAYTAGVVNRFIEYAMARLGGHTPANGLLLRGFSKKPSFPDFGEIYKLRSCAVASYPMYRGLAKVVGMNVANTGSTVEQQIDTLKQCFEQYDYFFLHYKPTDAAGEDGNFSTKVKALEVFDSLLPEIEALRPDVMVVTGDHSTPATFQGHSWHTVPVAICGKYCRPDSVSRFDENECNNGGLGRIPAHQIMAVAMANALKLTKYGA from the coding sequence ATGAGGAATCAGCTGACTCTTATGCAAGAGCTGGCAGTTGAAAATGATGCCAAAATAATAGTAATTGTACTCGACGGACTGGGAGGATTACCCCATCCGGAAACCGCTCTGACCGAGCTGGCTACCGCTAAAACTCCAAATCTAGATGCGTTTGCAAAGCGAAGTATATGCGGCATGGCAGATCCGGTCATGCCTGGTATCACGCCAGGCAGTGCGCCGGGACACCTGGCGATTTTCGGCTATGATCCTATGGAGTATTATCTGGGGAGGGGCGTGTTGGAAGCTCTGGGTATCGATATGGAACTGAAACCTGGGGATATTGCCGCCAGAGGTAATTATTGCACCCTCGATTCGGCAGGGGCGATTACAGATCGACGAGCAGGCAGGCTGACGACCGAACAGAATATCCAATTGACAGCCATGCTCGATGGATTACGATATGATGACATTGAAGTGATAGTCAAGCCTGTAAAAGATCACCGTTTCGTCGCGGTTTTCCGGGGGCCGGGATTGTCGGATAAGGTGACCGATTCCGATCCGCAAAAAATCAATGCTTCTCCACTGGTTGTGAAACCATTGATGGAGCAAGGAGCCTACACTGCCGGAGTTGTTAACCGGTTCATCGAGTATGCCATGGCCAGGTTGGGAGGCCACACACCAGCAAACGGTTTGTTATTGCGCGGATTCTCTAAAAAACCATCATTCCCCGATTTTGGTGAAATATATAAACTACGCAGTTGCGCCGTGGCTAGTTATCCCATGTATCGAGGACTGGCCAAGGTGGTGGGGATGAACGTGGCCAATACCGGTTCGACTGTCGAACAGCAGATAGATACTTTGAAACAATGCTTTGAGCAGTACGATTACTTCTTTTTACACTACAAACCGACGGATGCCGCCGGTGAAGACGGCAATTTTTCAACGAAGGTAAAGGCTCTTGAAGTATTCGACAGCCTTCTCCCTGAAATCGAGGCGTTAAGGCCTGATGTCATGGTGGTGACCGGTGACCACTCGACTCCGGCAACCTTCCAAGGCCACAGCTGGCATACTGTCCCGGTAGCCATATGCGGCAAGTACTGCCGTCCCGATTCCGTCAGCCGGTTCGATGAAAATGAATGTAATAATGGTGGCTTAGGCCGGATACCCGCTCACCAGATTATGGCTGTGGCTATGGCTAATGCTTTGAAACTTACCAAATACGGAGCTTGA
- a CDS encoding Phosphoglycerate kinase (KEGG: det:DET0744 phosphoglycerate kinase~PFAM: phosphoglycerate kinase), with product MDTLTVRDVDVRDKRVLVRVDFNVPMTADRVITDDGRIKASVKTIEYLIDNGAKVILMSHLGRPEGKRVPSMSLNVVAERLSVIIRHQVRFIEDCVGDFVEKAIAEMESGDVILLENLRFYQEEEDNDPGFVNQLARLGDIFVDDAFGTAHRSHASIVGIAQKLPAVAGLLLERELNSLGHILEKPDRPFCILFGGAKISDKVKLLENVMGKVDTILVGGGMAATFLKANNYEVGKSIVDENLESAAKIMAKAKEFGIRLLLPRDVIVTGDISRDSRGVCVPIEQIPPLGRIVDIGLLTISMFTKELERSRTVFWNGPMGIYEIPQFAEGTKLMAEVIGRLHATTIIGGGSTAEIVSELKMADRMSFVSTGGGSSMLFLSGDKLPGVEALLKKNEVSQ from the coding sequence ATGGATACGTTGACGGTACGGGATGTCGATGTAAGAGATAAACGTGTTCTGGTCCGAGTTGACTTTAATGTGCCGATGACAGCCGACAGGGTTATCACCGATGATGGCAGGATCAAGGCGTCAGTTAAGACTATAGAGTATCTGATCGATAACGGCGCCAAAGTTATTCTGATGTCCCATCTGGGTCGCCCTGAGGGTAAAAGGGTTCCTTCCATGAGCCTTAATGTTGTAGCCGAACGTCTTTCTGTCATCATCCGCCATCAAGTACGTTTCATAGAGGATTGCGTCGGAGATTTTGTAGAAAAAGCGATTGCTGAGATGGAATCGGGAGACGTTATTTTGCTGGAAAACCTGAGGTTTTATCAGGAAGAAGAAGATAACGACCCCGGTTTTGTCAATCAGCTGGCGCGACTGGGTGATATATTCGTGGATGATGCTTTCGGCACGGCACACCGAAGCCATGCCTCAATTGTCGGTATCGCCCAGAAATTACCCGCGGTTGCCGGTCTGTTGCTGGAAAGAGAGCTCAATTCACTAGGGCACATTCTGGAGAAACCTGACCGTCCATTCTGTATTTTGTTCGGTGGAGCCAAGATATCCGATAAAGTGAAATTGCTGGAAAATGTCATGGGCAAGGTGGACACCATCCTTGTTGGTGGCGGTATGGCGGCAACCTTTTTGAAAGCTAATAATTATGAAGTGGGGAAATCGATAGTTGACGAAAACCTTGAGTCCGCGGCTAAAATAATGGCCAAGGCCAAGGAGTTTGGTATCAGACTTCTGTTGCCTCGAGATGTGATTGTCACCGGTGATATTAGCCGGGATTCAAGGGGAGTATGTGTGCCAATCGAACAGATTCCCCCATTAGGTAGGATTGTCGATATAGGTTTGCTGACCATAAGCATGTTTACCAAAGAACTGGAAAGAAGCCGGACTGTTTTCTGGAATGGCCCTATGGGTATTTACGAGATACCTCAGTTTGCTGAAGGCACCAAATTGATGGCGGAAGTTATCGGTAGATTGCACGCGACGACTATCATCGGCGGGGGGTCGACCGCCGAGATAGTATCAGAATTGAAAATGGCAGATCGGATGAGTTTCGTATCCACCGGCGGCGGCTCATCAATGCTGTTTCTGTCGGGGGACAAGTTGCCAGGCGTAGAAGCGCTACTGAAGAAGAATGAGGTTTCCCAATGA
- a CDS encoding deoxyxylulose-5-phosphate synthase (KEGG: deb:DehaBAV1_0675 1-deoxy-D-xylulose-5-phosphate synthase~TIGRFAM: deoxyxylulose-5-phosphate synthase~PFAM: Transketolase central region; Transketolase domain protein) has protein sequence MSKLLDTINSPKDVKALREDDLDRLADELREEMILRVTANGGHLASSLGVVELTIALHRIFETPHDKILWDVGHQSYAHKMLTGRREQFSTLRQYGGISGFTCREESQHDAFTAGHASTSISAALGMAVARDLTGGDNHVIAVIGDGAITGGMALEALNNAGHLGRRLIVILNDNGMSISPTVGATSKIFSRIRFDRRYYRVSEKSRNILKRSRWGGRLWGFGQRVKGSIKRMVMPTILWEEFGFAYTGPIDGHDISQITAVLEQAKNYAHKPTLIHIVTTKGKGYLPAESDAVHFHGISPKGSVKEDGKSTGLPSYSQVFGATVQELAERDEKVMVITAAMPDGYCLGRMQEKMPDRVFDVGICEQHAVTFAAGMASEGLKPIVAVYSTFLQRAFDQIIHDVALPGLPVIFALDRGGIVGEDGKTHQGIFDLSYLALIPNLVVAASADENELRHLLYTATRQKKPFAIRYPRGTVTGVPLQKKLRELPIGKGELLKSGQDAVLVAVGASVVFALKAAERLEEMGHRVAVINMRFIAPFDKDLLRHCLKDIKKIMVIEENVATGGLGSRIATFIETEGIKGIEFRSLSIPDEFVTHGAQALLRAKYRLDTEGIVNESLALLGRYPTSDAAVAALGTLSK, from the coding sequence TTGTCTAAATTACTGGACACTATCAATTCCCCGAAGGATGTGAAAGCCCTCCGGGAAGATGACTTGGATCGTCTGGCTGATGAACTGCGGGAAGAGATGATTTTAAGGGTGACTGCCAATGGCGGGCATCTGGCATCCAGTCTCGGCGTAGTTGAACTCACCATAGCTTTACACCGCATTTTTGAAACCCCTCACGATAAAATCCTATGGGATGTTGGCCATCAATCCTATGCCCATAAAATGCTGACTGGTAGAAGAGAACAGTTTTCGACACTTCGGCAATACGGCGGCATTTCAGGTTTCACCTGCCGGGAAGAGAGCCAGCATGATGCGTTTACCGCCGGCCATGCTAGCACTTCAATTTCCGCCGCTTTGGGTATGGCGGTCGCCCGTGACCTTACCGGTGGTGACAACCATGTCATCGCTGTTATCGGAGATGGCGCAATTACCGGTGGTATGGCGCTGGAGGCGCTCAATAATGCCGGCCACCTAGGGCGGAGATTGATTGTCATATTGAATGACAATGGAATGTCAATTTCGCCGACGGTCGGTGCCACATCCAAAATATTTAGCCGTATCAGGTTCGATCGGCGATATTATCGGGTTAGTGAGAAAAGCAGGAATATTCTCAAACGGAGTCGTTGGGGCGGGCGACTTTGGGGATTCGGACAGAGGGTTAAGGGAAGCATAAAAAGAATGGTGATGCCCACAATTTTGTGGGAAGAATTCGGCTTCGCTTATACCGGGCCGATTGATGGTCACGACATATCACAAATAACAGCAGTCCTGGAACAAGCTAAGAATTATGCCCACAAGCCGACACTGATACACATCGTGACGACTAAAGGAAAGGGATATCTGCCGGCCGAAAGCGATGCGGTTCATTTTCATGGTATTTCTCCCAAAGGCAGTGTGAAGGAGGACGGCAAGTCGACCGGATTACCGTCATACAGCCAAGTGTTCGGCGCGACTGTTCAAGAATTGGCTGAGCGTGATGAAAAGGTCATGGTGATTACAGCGGCAATGCCTGACGGCTACTGTCTTGGCCGAATGCAGGAAAAGATGCCAGACCGGGTTTTCGATGTAGGAATTTGTGAGCAACACGCGGTTACCTTCGCCGCCGGAATGGCATCTGAGGGCTTAAAACCAATCGTAGCTGTTTACTCAACTTTCTTACAGAGGGCTTTTGACCAAATCATACATGATGTGGCCTTGCCGGGGTTACCGGTAATCTTCGCTCTGGACAGAGGAGGGATCGTCGGTGAAGACGGTAAGACGCATCAAGGGATTTTTGATTTATCATACCTTGCTCTGATACCGAATCTGGTAGTGGCGGCGTCTGCCGATGAAAATGAGTTGCGGCATCTGCTGTACACAGCGACCAGACAAAAAAAACCATTTGCAATTCGATATCCTCGGGGTACGGTCACGGGTGTTCCGCTTCAGAAAAAACTACGGGAGCTTCCGATTGGAAAAGGGGAATTGTTGAAATCCGGTCAGGATGCTGTACTGGTAGCGGTCGGGGCCAGTGTTGTTTTTGCCTTGAAGGCGGCTGAACGGTTGGAAGAAATGGGGCATCGAGTCGCTGTCATAAATATGCGCTTTATCGCTCCCTTTGACAAGGATCTGTTGCGGCATTGCCTGAAAGACATAAAAAAAATCATGGTTATCGAAGAGAATGTGGCCACCGGTGGGCTGGGGAGCCGGATAGCGACATTCATCGAAACTGAAGGAATAAAGGGTATCGAATTCAGGAGTCTGTCAATCCCGGATGAATTCGTCACACACGGCGCGCAGGCGTTGTTAAGAGCTAAGTACCGGCTGGACACCGAAGGGATTGTAAATGAGAGCCTGGCGTTACTTGGCCGGTACCCGACCAGCGATGCTGCTGTGGCGGCATTGGGTACTCTGTCGAAATAA
- a CDS encoding putative small multi-drug export (PFAM: putative small multi-drug export~KEGG: det:DET0746 hypothetical protein) gives MEIQQYLSDLGLPPALVVLIIATMPVVELRGAIPVAINVFDFPWFDAWVLAIIGNLLPIPFILLFLRGITSFLSRHTRTRKMVDWVFTRTRKRSAMIEKYKYVGLTGFVSIPLPMTGAWTGSIAAVLLDLPFYQALGSITLGVLFASIIVVSLSLLGWAGGIIAALALLSAFFLQRNRRKP, from the coding sequence ATGGAAATTCAGCAATATCTATCCGACCTTGGCCTGCCTCCGGCACTCGTAGTGTTGATTATTGCCACGATGCCGGTGGTCGAACTAAGAGGCGCGATTCCGGTAGCGATTAATGTGTTCGACTTCCCCTGGTTCGATGCCTGGGTGCTGGCGATTATCGGCAACTTGCTCCCGATCCCTTTCATATTATTATTCCTAAGGGGAATAACCAGTTTTCTGTCACGGCATACGCGCACTCGTAAGATGGTTGACTGGGTCTTCACCCGCACCAGAAAACGATCAGCAATGATTGAAAAGTATAAATATGTCGGCCTGACGGGTTTCGTTTCCATCCCCCTGCCAATGACCGGAGCCTGGACAGGCTCCATCGCTGCGGTATTGCTGGATCTTCCTTTCTATCAGGCTTTGGGTAGTATCACTCTTGGCGTGCTTTTTGCCAGTATCATCGTCGTCAGCCTGTCCCTTCTAGGTTGGGCAGGCGGTATCATCGCCGCATTAGCGTTATTATCGGCATTCTTTTTACAACGCAACCGCCGGAAGCCTTGA
- a CDS encoding two component transcriptional regulator, LuxR family (KEGG: deg:DehalGT_0594 two component transcriptional regulator, LuxR family~PFAM: response regulator receiver; regulatory protein LuxR~SMART: response regulator receiver; regulatory protein LuxR), whose protein sequence is MDENKRIRVLLADDHIIVREGTREMLERQPDMQVVAEANDGVDAVELARIYRPDVIVMDIAMPNMNGIEATREIKKFLPTTAILILTAYDSDQYIMALIEAGAAGYMLKNVRGNQLIDAIRAVHSGESILQPSTTRRVINQLSKNNPIKREDTESDAPAHALTEREMEVLRLAAKGVSNRDTAEQLYLSSRTVQTHLSNIFKKLNVASRTEAILYGLKRGWFYMEELP, encoded by the coding sequence ATGGATGAAAATAAGAGAATCCGGGTACTCCTGGCCGATGACCACATCATCGTACGTGAAGGTACCCGCGAAATGCTCGAGCGACAACCTGACATGCAGGTCGTTGCTGAGGCTAATGACGGCGTTGACGCCGTTGAATTAGCCAGGATATACCGGCCTGACGTCATCGTCATGGATATCGCCATGCCGAATATGAACGGCATAGAAGCAACCCGAGAAATCAAGAAATTTCTTCCAACAACTGCCATATTGATTCTGACCGCTTATGACTCGGATCAGTATATCATGGCATTGATCGAAGCTGGTGCCGCCGGATATATGTTAAAGAATGTCCGTGGCAACCAGCTTATCGATGCCATCAGAGCCGTCCATTCCGGCGAATCGATTCTTCAGCCATCAACAACCCGCCGCGTAATCAACCAGTTGAGCAAGAACAACCCAATCAAACGCGAAGACACGGAGTCCGATGCTCCGGCTCATGCCTTAACTGAGCGGGAAATGGAAGTCTTGCGGCTGGCGGCCAAGGGAGTCAGTAATCGGGATACTGCCGAACAACTTTACCTTAGTAGCCGGACCGTCCAGACTCATCTTTCTAACATATTCAAGAAGTTGAACGTTGCCTCTCGCACCGAGGCAATTCTGTACGGCCTGAAACGGGGCTGGTTTTATATGGAGGAACTACCCTGA
- a CDS encoding integral membrane sensor signal transduction histidine kinase (KEGG: dev:DhcVS_600 sensor histidine kinase~PFAM: ATP-binding region ATPase domain protein; histidine kinase dimerisation and phosphoacceptor region~SMART: ATP-binding region ATPase domain protein) translates to MLLPVTYAALVFGIRAGLLVLLIAVSIIVPNLFILEETITSDDIIEIIGIVIIGLVVNLWLESYETDKRHRQMAYLRLENAQRELQRMQQNLRFYLKQITIAQEEERRRIAQELHDDTAQDLIAISRKIDGYMSLHPSLSSTDEAYFEDIHQHLNRTLSSVRRFSQDLRPSVLDDLGLIPAIEWMVPELDMHFKYKTETEVIGRPRRFPAETELVLFRIVQESMRNIGKHATATRVWLNITFNPGEVKLTIRDNGRGFVPPDRIGDLAVSGKLGLTGMQERARLIGAHLNIDSSPGQGSTVTVILPTSPQTVEHPY, encoded by the coding sequence ATGCTTCTGCCGGTTACCTATGCCGCTCTGGTATTCGGAATCAGAGCCGGGTTACTGGTTCTGCTTATTGCCGTATCAATCATCGTGCCTAATCTATTCATCCTGGAAGAAACCATCACCTCGGACGATATCATCGAAATTATCGGCATCGTAATAATCGGTTTGGTGGTCAATCTCTGGCTGGAAAGCTACGAAACCGATAAACGGCATCGACAGATGGCTTATCTCAGATTGGAAAACGCTCAGCGTGAACTTCAGCGAATGCAACAGAACCTCAGGTTTTATCTCAAGCAGATAACCATCGCTCAAGAGGAAGAGCGGCGACGTATCGCCCAGGAACTCCATGACGATACCGCCCAGGACCTCATCGCCATATCCCGAAAAATCGATGGCTATATGTCTTTACATCCTTCACTGTCTTCAACTGATGAAGCCTATTTCGAAGACATTCATCAACACTTGAATCGTACGCTAAGCAGTGTTCGCCGTTTTAGCCAGGATCTACGCCCTTCTGTTCTTGATGATCTGGGTTTGATTCCCGCCATTGAATGGATGGTACCAGAGCTTGATATGCATTTTAAATATAAAACTGAGACAGAGGTTATTGGCCGTCCCAGGCGTTTTCCGGCTGAAACCGAACTGGTACTTTTCCGAATCGTCCAGGAATCCATGAGGAATATTGGTAAACACGCAACCGCTACCCGGGTCTGGCTGAATATCACTTTCAACCCTGGAGAAGTTAAGCTTACCATCCGTGATAACGGACGCGGATTTGTGCCACCGGACCGCATCGGCGACCTTGCCGTCAGTGGCAAGCTCGGACTAACCGGTATGCAAGAACGCGCCCGGTTGATTGGAGCTCACTTGAATATTGACTCCTCCCCGGGTCAAGGTAGTACTGTAACCGTAATTCTACCAACCAGTCCGCAAACCGTTGAACACCCCTATTAA